In Excalfactoria chinensis isolate bCotChi1 chromosome 5, bCotChi1.hap2, whole genome shotgun sequence, a single genomic region encodes these proteins:
- the CDHR5 gene encoding cadherin-related family member 5 yields the protein MGVSHWLLASVLLLPLSVTAQQGCSVSNSNPSVPENNLPGHVVTTISLEPNYSVTIDPTSLDASYFTINGSELQLVSSVDYESVAVLLVTLICEKSAVESHSLTITVTIINLNDNSPVFKETNLSRVVPEDAKVNATIVDRESVSASDADLDIIYYKLSSTVQNTSDYFAIRGVNNPEIYLQKALNYEKFNFTTLLLYAMDNTEGVNAVIHTATATINIIIEQADTRSPWFLPCTFIDTDRSICIGSTYTGRVNMSEMSTEPLTLEPGPIYAIDPDYMFNEKIVYSIVGGNADNVFSVDADTGNLTMNKVATSPNSYRLQVMATQVNNKQKYSIANVEIQVINKSNHAPYFESNIYAGTVFVGLDPRSFVFQAGDSSSPLMIAALDDDFPDKVNPNIEYYIRNSTDFIATKDGLILTNVMLQTPGTAIMEAVAKDTVSLQEGSTVVTVEINAAKAEASSSDKIYTAQDMGILGGILAALLLIALVFLGLMIYKQYGMTVKFLINKKFSKDFPGSYDNQAYKQDEHPDLSANKQESPEYINVTKIQQPSLFSTSSSEQEIQGLQQTSSVPTIISDQQAEEEEEEEEEKMEEDTKQEKEVKSILKTDRNEGDPGYKAVWFKTDVDPSGENVQVINDSAADYDDDSDQDLQENEKEEEDYKDDHYRGLGTSLASDSSPFQVSVNMSPRGDSHA from the exons ATGGGTGTCTCCCACTGGCTCCTGGCTTCTGTGCTCCTTCTGCCGCTCTCTGTAACAGCACAACAAG gaTGTTCTGTCTCCAACAGCAATCCCAGTGTTCCTGAAAACAACCTTCCTGGACATGTAGTGACCACAATCTCTTTGGAACCAAATTACTCTGTAACTATTGATCCTACCTCACTGGATGCCAGTTATTTTACCATCAATGGGTCTGAGCTGCAGCTGGTCAGTAGTGTGGACTATGAG AGCGTCGCGGTGCTGTTAGTGACTCTGATCTGTGAGAAAAGCGCTGTGGAG AGTCACAGCCTGACAATTACTGTGACCATTATCAATCTGAACGATAACAGCCCAGTGTTTAAGGAAACGAACCTCAGCAGAGTTGTACCTGAG GATGCAAAAGTGAATGCAACCATTGTAGACCGTGAAAGTGTAAGTGCTAGTGATGCTGACCTGGACATCATCTACTATAAACTCAGTTCGACGGTGCAG AACACCAGCGATTATTTTGCCATAAGAGGAGTCAATAACCCTGAAATCTACTTACAAAAAGCGTTGAATTATGAAAAATTTAACTTCACAACATTGCTCCTGTACGCAATG GATAATACTGAGGGCGTGAACGCAGTCATTCATACAGCTACTGCAACAATAAACATCATTATTGAGCAAGCTGACACCAGATCTCCCTGGTTCCTACCCTGCACCTTCATTGACACGGACAGAAGCATTTGCATCGGCAGCACCTATACTGGGAGAGTCAATATGTCCGAGATGTCG ACCGAACCTCTCACCTTGGAGCCAGGACCCATCTATGCTATCGATCCTGACTACATGTTTAATGAAAAGATTGTGTACAGTATTGTTGGTG gGAATGCTGATAACGTGTTCTCAGTGGATGCAGACACAGGAAATCTAACTATGAACAAAGTAGCAACTTCTCCAAATTCATACCGACTGCAGGTGATG GCCACTCAAgtcaacaacaaacagaaatactcCATAGCCAATGTAGAAATTCAGGTCATCAATAAGAGTAACCATGCACCATACTTCGAGTCCAATATCTATGCAGGGACAGTGTTTGTTGGTCTGGACCCAAGAAGCTTTGTCTTCCAAGCTGGTGATTCTTCAAGCCCCTTGATGATAGCAGCACTGGATGATGACTTCCCCGAt AAAGTCAACCCAAACATTGAGTACTACATAAGGAACAGCACCGATTTCATCGCAACCAAAGATGGACTCATCCTGACCAACGTGATGCTGCAGACACCAGGGACTGCAATCATGGAG GCTGTTGCAAAAGATACAGTGAGTCTACAGGAGGGGAGCACTGTAGTCACAGTGGAGATCAACGCAGCCAAAG cTGAAGCCTCCTCCTCTGATAAGATATACACTGCACAGGATATGGGCATCTTAGGAGGTATCTTAGCTGCGTTGCTATTAATTGCCTTAGTCTTCCTTGGACTGATGATATATAAACAGTATGGAATGACAGTCAAGTTCCTGATTAATAAAAAA TTCTCCAAGGATTTCCCTGGAAGCTATGACAATCAAGCTTACAAGCAAGACGAACATCCAGATCTGAGTGCCAACAAGCAGGAAAGCCCAGAATATATCAATGTAACCAAGATACAGCAGCCATCACTTTTCTCCACATCTTCTAGTGAACAAGAGATTCAGGGACTCCAGCAGACTTCCTCAGTTCCCACCATCATTTCTGACCAGCAAgcggaagaagaagaggaagaagaagaggaaaagatggAAGAAGACACTAAGCAGGAAAAGGAAGTGAAATCTATCCTCAAAACAGACAGGAATGAGGGGGACCCAGGATACAAAGCTGTGTGGTTTAAGACCGATGTGGATCCAAGCGGAGAGAACGTTCAAGTGATTAATGACAGTGCAGCAGATTATGATGATGACAGTGATCAAGATTTGCAGGAGAAcgagaaggaggaagaagattACAAGGATGATCACTACAGAGGTCTGGGAACATCCCTTGCCTCAGACAGCTCACCATTCCAAGTGTCAGTCAACATGTCTCCCAGAGGTGACAGTCATGCATAA
- the SCT gene encoding secretin codes for MVSLMTGLSRIIVPMIVLSHFSACLPSRERTERHADGLFHSELSKMNDNAYLQQLVKHLVGLKERTQRHSDGLFTSEYSKMRGNAQVQKFIKNLMGRKRSNPGPVKTDVQEKEKENSNEDLCYMWLYQSFLNSSHSDSDAQEAAAITSQYVCPLCSW; via the exons ATGGTTTCCTTGATGACTGGTCTGAGCCGTATAATCGTTCCCATGATCGTCCTGTCTCACTTCTCAGCATGTCTTCCATCCCGGGAGAG GACTGAGAGACATGCTGACGGGCTTTTCCACAGTGAACTCAGCAAGATGAATGACAACGCTTACCTGCAGCAGCTAGTGAAACACCTGGTGGGCCTCAAGGAGAG aacTCAGAGGCACTCAGACGGGCTGTTCACCAGCGAGTACAGCAAGATGAGAGGAAATGCTCAGGTTCAGAAGTTTATCAAAAATCTCATGGGCCGCAAGCGCAG CAATCCAGGTCCGGTCAAAACAGATGtgcaggagaaggagaaagaaaacagcaatgagGACCTTTGCTACATGTGGCTGTACCAGAGCTTTCTGAACAGCAG CCACTCAGACAGCGATGCCCAGGAAGCTGCTGCAATTACCAGCCAGTACGTTTGCCCCCTCTGCAGCTGGTGA